The Gemmata palustris genome includes a region encoding these proteins:
- a CDS encoding nucleotidyltransferase family protein yields the protein MDAIILAAGKGTRLRPHTETVPKPLLDVQGRPILDWIIGALPPVDRLVVVVNYLAEQIESYLATQTHVKNWTTVRQAEPRGTGDALMSCRGAVTSDRVMVLNGDDLIGRADLANLATVPMGILTHSVNEPEHYGITFRNPDGTLEKIVEKPTGLVPPQLANIGGYMFPREVFDLTLPLSPRNEYEITDAVSQLAAKGPFHVVAANYWLPIGTIDQWNAAQKADVSAAK from the coding sequence GTGGATGCGATCATTCTCGCCGCCGGTAAGGGCACCCGGTTACGCCCGCACACTGAAACCGTCCCCAAACCCCTTCTCGACGTGCAGGGGCGGCCGATCCTCGACTGGATCATCGGCGCCCTTCCACCCGTTGACCGCCTCGTGGTCGTGGTCAATTATCTCGCGGAACAGATCGAAAGCTATCTCGCGACACAGACGCACGTCAAGAACTGGACCACCGTCCGACAGGCCGAGCCGCGCGGCACCGGCGACGCGCTCATGAGCTGTCGGGGCGCCGTCACGTCCGACCGGGTGATGGTGCTGAACGGCGACGACCTCATCGGCCGCGCGGACCTCGCGAACCTCGCGACGGTGCCGATGGGTATTCTCACGCACTCCGTGAACGAACCGGAGCACTACGGAATCACGTTCCGCAACCCCGACGGCACTCTCGAAAAGATCGTGGAGAAGCCCACGGGGTTAGTACCGCCGCAGTTGGCCAACATCGGCGGCTACATGTTCCCGCGCGAGGTGTTCGACCTCACGCTCCCGCTGTCGCCGCGGAACGAGTACGAGATCACCGACGCGGTGAGCCAGCTCGCAGCGAAGGGGCCGTTCCACGTCGTCGCGGCGAACTACTGGCTCCCGATCGGGACCATCGACCAGTGGAACGCCGCACAGAAGGCGGACGTCAGCGCCGCGAAGTGA
- the ppk1 gene encoding polyphosphate kinase 1, with translation MQPPANLDDPVLYTNRDLSWLAFNRRVLEEAQDPTVPMLERLKFLAIFSSNLDEFFMVRVGGIQQKVHANIPIGSGADQVPPRAQLEQVRATTRELVGEQYRVLREEVLPALAARGIGLRTAEQLCDADRAHVRDLFTREIFPVLTPLSTDPAHPFPHLQNKSLNLAVLLHRPNDADPVYAVVQVPSVLPRFLPLPAARSEAPAPGEDREKAKSGTNGETSGVIPFASRPAPLPPTQHAFLPLEDAIRLHLKELFPGLEIGPAVAFRVTRDSEYELDDEVDDLLEEIEAHVRARRRGHPVRLEIDTDAPADMHLFLTDGLNLNAADVYPAPGPLDLTGLFQLLAVPGFADLRDPPFTPALVAAFAQASNPWSVIRGRDVLVFHPYESFAPVVEFIEAAASDDRVLAIKQTLYRTSSDSPIVRALQRAADRGKQVTAVVELKARMDEERNILWARELEKAGVHVVFGFVGLKTHCKVSLVVRRDEDHAIRRYVHLGSGNYNPQTARVYTDLGLFTCNPEVAEDATLLFNHLTASTTLPAMRKLLVAPARLQAQMIEKIDREATNLKAGKPARLLVKVNGILEPAVVKALYRASQAGVKIDIACRGICSLRPGIPGVSENIRVISVVDRFLEHSRIFYFENGGTPEVFVGSADWMDRNLSRRVEVVFPIEQPDLKQRVIDILRTTLADTAKARELLADGHYHRVMPPEGQIALRSQTRFLEQANEPPPPPPSAPISPKPVRRTKRR, from the coding sequence GTGCAACCGCCCGCGAACCTCGACGACCCCGTCCTGTACACCAACCGCGACCTGAGCTGGTTGGCGTTCAACCGGCGCGTTTTGGAAGAGGCCCAAGACCCGACCGTGCCCATGTTGGAGCGGCTGAAGTTCCTCGCGATCTTCAGTTCCAACCTGGACGAGTTCTTCATGGTCCGGGTGGGCGGGATTCAGCAGAAGGTCCACGCGAACATTCCGATCGGGTCCGGGGCCGATCAAGTGCCGCCGCGGGCACAACTGGAGCAGGTGCGGGCGACCACGCGCGAGCTCGTGGGCGAACAGTACCGGGTGCTGCGCGAGGAGGTGCTCCCGGCGCTGGCCGCGCGGGGGATCGGGCTCCGCACCGCCGAGCAGCTCTGCGACGCGGACCGCGCGCACGTGCGCGACCTGTTCACGCGGGAAATTTTCCCCGTGCTCACGCCGCTCTCGACCGACCCGGCGCACCCGTTCCCGCACCTCCAGAACAAGTCGCTCAACCTCGCCGTCCTCCTGCACCGGCCCAACGACGCCGACCCCGTCTACGCGGTCGTTCAGGTGCCCAGTGTGCTCCCGCGGTTCCTGCCCCTACCCGCGGCCCGGAGCGAGGCCCCCGCACCGGGCGAGGACCGTGAGAAAGCGAAGTCGGGCACGAACGGCGAGACCTCGGGTGTGATCCCCTTCGCCTCGCGCCCCGCCCCCCTCCCACCGACCCAGCACGCATTTTTGCCGCTCGAAGACGCGATCCGCCTGCACTTGAAGGAGCTGTTCCCGGGCCTCGAGATCGGTCCGGCGGTCGCGTTCCGGGTCACGCGGGACAGCGAGTACGAGCTCGACGACGAAGTGGACGACCTGCTCGAAGAGATCGAGGCACACGTCCGCGCGCGGCGCCGGGGGCACCCGGTGCGCCTGGAGATCGACACCGACGCGCCGGCGGACATGCACCTGTTCCTCACCGACGGGCTGAACCTGAACGCGGCCGACGTGTACCCGGCCCCGGGGCCGCTCGACCTGACGGGCCTGTTCCAGCTCCTCGCCGTGCCCGGATTCGCGGACCTGCGCGACCCGCCATTTACACCGGCACTCGTGGCCGCGTTCGCGCAGGCGAGCAACCCGTGGTCGGTCATCCGCGGGCGCGACGTGCTCGTGTTCCACCCCTACGAGTCCTTCGCCCCGGTGGTCGAGTTCATCGAGGCCGCGGCCTCCGACGACCGCGTCCTCGCGATCAAGCAGACGCTCTACCGCACGAGCAGCGATTCGCCGATCGTCCGGGCGCTCCAGCGCGCCGCCGACCGCGGCAAACAGGTCACGGCCGTTGTGGAACTGAAGGCCCGCATGGACGAGGAGCGGAACATCCTCTGGGCGCGGGAACTAGAAAAGGCCGGGGTTCACGTCGTCTTCGGGTTCGTCGGGCTGAAGACGCACTGCAAGGTGTCGCTCGTGGTGCGGCGCGACGAGGACCACGCCATCCGCCGGTACGTCCACCTGGGCAGCGGGAACTACAATCCGCAGACCGCGCGCGTTTACACGGACCTCGGATTGTTCACCTGCAACCCCGAAGTGGCCGAAGACGCGACGCTCCTCTTCAACCACCTCACCGCCAGCACCACACTGCCGGCGATGCGGAAGTTGCTCGTCGCCCCGGCGCGCCTCCAAGCGCAGATGATCGAGAAGATCGACCGCGAGGCCACGAACCTCAAGGCCGGCAAACCGGCGCGCCTGCTGGTGAAGGTCAACGGCATTCTGGAACCGGCGGTGGTCAAGGCGCTGTACCGCGCGAGTCAGGCCGGGGTGAAGATCGACATCGCGTGCCGCGGGATCTGCTCCTTGCGCCCCGGCATCCCGGGAGTGAGCGAGAACATCCGCGTCATCTCGGTGGTGGACCGGTTCCTCGAACACAGCCGCATTTTCTACTTCGAGAACGGCGGCACGCCCGAAGTGTTCGTCGGCAGTGCGGACTGGATGGACCGCAACCTGAGTCGGCGCGTGGAAGTGGTGTTCCCGATCGAGCAGCCGGACCTGAAACAGCGGGTCATTGATATACTTCGGACGACCCTCGCGGACACGGCAAAGGCGCGCGAGCTACTAGCGGACGGGCACTACCACCGTGTGATGCCCCCCGAGGGGCAGATCGCACTGCGGAGCCAAACGCGGTTCCTGGAGCAGGCCAACGAACCGCCGCCCCCACCCCCGTCCGCACCTATCTCACCCAAGCCCGTGCGCCGAACCAAGCGCCGGTAA
- a CDS encoding ABC transporter permease subunit, with translation MTFILVRKLLRDVRPAFIAVSIILFAFATLWVKITQRVTTEIAPMFKIVSTVAMGDPKRFENLMMRGPTKVSQAALGWGEINFERPTEFLSIGMLHPVLLVLCVVWCVGRGAGAVAGELDRGTMELLMSQPVPRNRLLLAHFIVDCVVLPALCLAFFAGTQFGLATAGPFVPNYAALDEIPQLKNFPRDTTPLEVSGMGEIPGLVNTLALMFAISGMTLAMSAFGRSRWKVVGLAVLVLVVMFVGNTIGQLWEPAGFLRPFTFFYYYQPQRAMIADAWTIDLNKTWNLGSSFSVPAVGVLFAVGAAGYAIALRVFTRRDLPAPL, from the coding sequence ATGACCTTCATTCTCGTTCGCAAGCTGCTCCGCGACGTGCGCCCCGCGTTCATCGCCGTATCCATCATTTTGTTCGCGTTCGCGACTCTCTGGGTGAAGATCACGCAGCGCGTGACGACCGAGATCGCGCCGATGTTCAAGATCGTTTCTACGGTCGCAATGGGCGACCCGAAGCGGTTCGAGAATCTGATGATGCGCGGGCCGACCAAGGTGTCCCAGGCCGCCCTCGGGTGGGGCGAGATCAACTTCGAGCGCCCGACGGAGTTCCTCTCTATTGGTATGTTGCACCCGGTGCTACTCGTCCTGTGCGTGGTGTGGTGCGTGGGGCGCGGGGCCGGCGCGGTGGCCGGCGAACTCGATCGCGGCACGATGGAGCTGCTCATGTCGCAGCCCGTTCCGCGGAACCGGTTGCTGCTCGCACACTTCATCGTCGATTGCGTCGTGCTGCCCGCGCTGTGTCTGGCGTTCTTCGCCGGGACGCAGTTCGGCCTCGCGACGGCCGGGCCGTTCGTACCGAACTACGCCGCACTGGACGAGATCCCGCAGTTGAAGAACTTCCCACGCGACACGACCCCGCTGGAGGTCAGCGGAATGGGCGAGATCCCGGGGTTGGTCAACACGCTCGCGCTGATGTTCGCGATCAGCGGGATGACGCTCGCGATGTCCGCGTTCGGCCGGAGCCGGTGGAAGGTGGTGGGCCTCGCGGTACTGGTGCTGGTGGTGATGTTCGTGGGGAACACGATCGGCCAATTGTGGGAACCGGCCGGGTTCCTGCGCCCGTTCACGTTCTTCTACTACTACCAACCGCAGCGCGCGATGATCGCGGACGCCTGGACCATCGACCTCAACAAGACGTGGAACCTCGGGAGCAGCTTCTCCGTGCCGGCGGTCGGGGTACTGTTCGCGGTCGGCGCGGCCGGGTACGCGATCGCGCTGCGGGTATTTACCCGCCGCGATCTCCCGGCCCCGCTATGA
- a CDS encoding ABC transporter ATP-binding protein, translated as MTEPILATENLTKDYGPFRALSALTLSVAPGEVVGLLGPNGSGKSTALRLVLGFLRPTAGRARIGGFDCWADSVEARKRVAYLPGELRLYDTMTGRRLVTFLAQLRGGTPGTEVDDLAKKLDIDVDRPLTQMSSGMKRKVALLAVLVPKVPLIILDEPTNTLDPTMRDELLDQLKAARDRGQAVLFSSHVLQEVEAVCDRVAILRRGELVHTQEMSSLREGRSVSAQLTGTRPATGPDGSPLSADAISRDGRLQLTFRGPLPALLDWLAKQPLADLVIEPQGLTPIYKKFHG; from the coding sequence ATGACCGAGCCGATACTGGCGACCGAGAACTTAACAAAAGATTACGGCCCGTTCCGCGCGCTGAGCGCCCTCACCCTCTCCGTCGCCCCGGGCGAGGTAGTCGGGCTCCTCGGCCCCAACGGGTCGGGCAAGTCCACCGCGCTGCGGCTCGTGCTCGGCTTCCTCCGCCCGACGGCCGGCCGCGCGCGTATCGGCGGGTTCGATTGCTGGGCCGATAGCGTCGAGGCGCGCAAACGGGTCGCGTATTTACCCGGCGAGTTGCGCCTCTACGACACCATGACCGGCCGCCGACTCGTCACGTTCCTCGCGCAGCTCCGCGGCGGTACACCGGGCACGGAAGTCGATGACCTCGCGAAGAAACTGGACATCGACGTCGACCGCCCGCTCACGCAGATGTCCAGCGGCATGAAGCGGAAGGTGGCGCTGCTCGCGGTGCTGGTGCCGAAGGTGCCGCTCATCATCCTCGACGAGCCGACGAACACACTCGACCCCACGATGCGCGACGAGTTGCTCGACCAACTCAAAGCGGCCCGCGACCGCGGCCAGGCGGTTCTGTTCTCGTCGCACGTGCTCCAGGAGGTCGAAGCGGTGTGCGACCGCGTCGCGATCCTGCGCCGGGGCGAGTTGGTTCACACGCAGGAAATGAGTTCGTTGCGCGAGGGCCGGAGCGTGAGCGCGCAGCTAACCGGCACACGACCCGCGACCGGACCCGACGGCTCGCCCCTCAGTGCGGACGCGATCAGCCGTGACGGGCGCCTCCAGTTGACGTTCCGCGGCCCGCTCCCGGCGCTTCTCGATTGGCTCGCGAAACAACCGCTCGCGGATCTGGTGATCGAACCGCAGGGCCTGACGCCGATCTACAAGAAATTCCACGGCTAA